Proteins from a single region of Lysinibacillus sp. JNUCC-52:
- a CDS encoding RluA family pseudouridine synthase: MTQVSYTIEEQQQGERIDKAISSIQTEWSRTQISNWITEGIVKVNGETVKAKYKVKAGDVVEIIVPEAEPLDVIAENLALDIVYEDADVLVVNKPKGMVVHPAPGHMTGTLVNGLMYQCKDLSGINGVMRPGIVHRIDKDTSGLLMVAKNDVAHESLVDQLVNKTVTRKYTALVHGHIAHDKGTIDAPIGRDQKDRQKQAVVDKGKHAVTHFQVIERFGDYTLVECRLETGRTHQIRVHMNYIGFPLVGDPKYGPRKTIDFGGQVLHAGILGFNHPTTGEYMEFEAPLPVDYVQLLEELRNKD, translated from the coding sequence ATGACGCAAGTATCATACACAATCGAAGAACAACAGCAAGGAGAGCGCATTGACAAAGCGATTTCAAGTATACAAACAGAATGGTCTCGTACACAAATTAGCAATTGGATTACAGAAGGAATTGTTAAAGTAAATGGTGAGACAGTAAAAGCGAAATATAAGGTAAAAGCAGGCGATGTAGTAGAAATCATCGTGCCAGAGGCAGAACCTTTAGATGTAATCGCTGAAAACCTAGCACTTGATATTGTTTATGAAGATGCGGATGTGCTCGTTGTCAACAAACCAAAGGGTATGGTTGTCCATCCTGCGCCTGGTCATATGACAGGTACACTTGTGAATGGTTTAATGTATCAGTGTAAAGATTTATCGGGCATTAATGGTGTAATGCGCCCAGGTATTGTACATCGTATTGATAAAGATACATCAGGTTTACTGATGGTAGCGAAAAACGATGTGGCGCATGAATCGTTAGTCGATCAACTTGTGAACAAAACGGTAACGCGTAAATATACAGCTCTTGTTCATGGACATATTGCACATGATAAAGGGACGATTGACGCACCGATTGGCCGCGATCAAAAGGATCGTCAAAAGCAAGCAGTTGTTGATAAAGGAAAACATGCGGTAACACACTTCCAAGTTATTGAACGTTTCGGTGATTACACACTTGTAGAATGCCGCCTTGAAACAGGACGTACACACCAAATTCGCGTGCATATGAATTATATTGGTTTCCCACTTGTCGGTGATCCAAAATATGGACCGAGAAAGACAATTGATTTTGGTGGACAAGTATTACATGCAGGAATTTTAGGATTTAATCATCCTACAACAGGTGAATATATGGAGTTTGAAGCACCACTTCCTGTCGATTATGTACAATTATTAGAGGAATTACGAAATAAGGATTGA
- a CDS encoding solute carrier family 23 protein: protein MSKAVLDVNDKPTPVQLVTLSFQHMFAMFGSTILVPQLVGLSPAIALLTSGIATLFFLLITKFQVPAYLGSSFAFIAPILLAAGGLDDNGLSVNPGNAMIGAMAVGVTYGIVSLIIWKSGYKWIMKILPPIVVGPVIMVIGLGLSGTAVGMAMNVDGEYNLLHFSAALVTLFTAIIFTIFFKGILSTMPILIGLIVGYVYSICIGIVNFEPIKEAKMFAVPHFIIPGIDYDFTITSTILLAMVPIVIVTISEHIGHQLVLGKVVNRDYIKEPGLHRSLLGDGFGTLVSAFIGGPPKTTYGENIGVLAITRVYSVYVIAGAAVVAIVLSFFGKAMAVIATIPTAVLGGVSILLFGIIASSGLRMLVDNHVDFGNSRNLVIASVILVIGIGGAKFIVTESLSLEGMALAAIIGVVLNAVLPGKKEADIPVPYNQNNNS, encoded by the coding sequence ATGTCAAAGGCAGTGTTAGATGTAAATGATAAACCGACTCCAGTCCAATTGGTGACATTAAGTTTTCAACACATGTTTGCCATGTTCGGGTCAACGATTTTAGTACCACAGCTAGTAGGACTTAGCCCAGCAATCGCCCTTCTAACAAGCGGGATTGCCACATTGTTCTTCTTATTAATTACGAAGTTTCAAGTACCAGCATATTTAGGCTCATCGTTTGCCTTTATCGCACCGATTTTACTTGCTGCAGGCGGTTTAGATGACAATGGCTTAAGTGTCAATCCAGGTAACGCTATGATAGGGGCGATGGCCGTCGGTGTTACCTACGGCATTGTGTCACTCATCATTTGGAAGAGCGGTTATAAATGGATTATGAAAATTCTTCCTCCAATTGTAGTTGGTCCAGTTATTATGGTGATCGGCCTTGGCTTATCAGGAACAGCGGTAGGCATGGCGATGAATGTTGATGGAGAGTATAACTTACTGCATTTCTCAGCAGCACTTGTCACATTATTTACGGCCATTATTTTTACAATCTTTTTTAAGGGGATTTTAAGTACAATGCCGATATTAATCGGCCTGATCGTAGGCTATGTATACTCAATCTGTATTGGTATCGTCAACTTCGAGCCGATTAAAGAAGCGAAGATGTTTGCAGTACCACATTTCATCATTCCAGGTATAGATTATGACTTTACGATTACATCTACGATTTTACTAGCGATGGTACCGATTGTCATTGTGACAATTTCAGAGCATATCGGTCACCAGCTTGTACTAGGAAAAGTAGTAAATCGAGATTATATTAAAGAACCAGGCTTACATCGCTCATTACTAGGTGATGGCTTTGGGACATTAGTGAGTGCGTTCATTGGAGGTCCACCAAAAACAACGTACGGCGAAAACATCGGTGTTCTTGCAATCACACGTGTTTACAGTGTGTACGTAATAGCGGGAGCGGCAGTGGTAGCGATTGTCCTGTCATTCTTCGGGAAAGCAATGGCAGTAATCGCAACAATTCCAACAGCTGTTCTTGGCGGGGTTTCCATTCTGCTGTTCGGTATTATCGCTTCAAGCGGTTTACGTATGCTAGTAGATAACCATGTTGATTTTGGGAACAGCCGCAATCTAGTGATTGCCTCTGTTATTCTAGTAATAGGTATCGGCGGTGCGAAATTTATCGTCACAGAATCTCTAAGTCTAGAAGGTATGGCGTTAGCAGCCATTATCGGAGTTGTGCTAAACGCGGTTTTACCAGGCAAAAAAGAAGCCGATATACCAGTACCTTACAATCAAAATAATAATTCATAG
- the pyrR gene encoding bifunctional pyr operon transcriptional regulator/uracil phosphoribosyltransferase PyrR — protein sequence MSKNELLDGPSMTRALTRIAHEIIERNKGIDECILVGIKTRGAFLARRLAERIEKIEGKAIRTGELDITLYRDDLSTKHENEQAHVEQVDINYVVANQKIILIDDVLYTGRTVRAALDAIMDLGRPAQIQLAVLIDRGHRELPIRADYVGKNVPTSGTERIVVNLTEVDGEDCVIIYKED from the coding sequence ATGTCAAAAAATGAGCTATTAGATGGGCCATCGATGACAAGAGCATTAACACGTATTGCACATGAAATAATTGAACGTAATAAAGGCATTGATGAATGTATATTAGTCGGTATAAAAACGCGCGGTGCCTTTCTAGCGAGACGCTTAGCGGAGCGTATCGAAAAAATAGAAGGTAAAGCGATTCGTACTGGTGAGCTAGACATTACACTTTACCGAGATGATTTATCGACAAAGCATGAAAATGAGCAAGCACATGTCGAGCAAGTAGATATCAATTATGTTGTTGCCAACCAAAAAATAATTTTAATTGATGATGTACTATATACTGGCCGCACAGTTCGAGCTGCATTAGATGCCATAATGGACTTAGGACGACCAGCCCAAATTCAACTGGCAGTATTGATTGATCGAGGCCACCGAGAGTTGCCAATTCGAGCGGACTATGTTGGAAAAAATGTGCCGACATCTGGCACAGAGCGGATCGTTGTTAATTTAACTGAAGTTGATGGTGAAGATTGCGTCATTATTTATAAAGAAGACTAA
- a CDS encoding AraC family transcriptional regulator: MIGWLEEFLPYTFIECTQPSAQEVAIFVYEINHLFDWVKVKRLKKNYPNSIIVPIVAVHLTYSAGIAIELNLLALLIKPLQKQKFLRIVKKLYASYKDQQASTVTMLELSQQIPHNHTSPFREAFLRRLIRGEINSEQEIVQASSFLSSDCIPNIVFLIQGYVDAQQNRPILHDASSVITNIFRQHFSDKAPLSFLNFERYLLVLMRIPQTYTSFKHWTDGVTTLMTVIELLKRDYNIHLFIGIGGVFTHAMQVKESYSQARKARRKPPVDNIHIRFYEDLTKHEQLQKAIQYIEEHYDEQLVVSDVAKSINFSPTHFSRLFKKETGRNFVDYVAFTRIIKTLPSLRKFDYTIEKISASSGFNTPNYYSLTFKKYVGISPTDYRNTIEILFK, from the coding sequence ATGATAGGATGGTTAGAAGAATTCCTCCCGTATACATTTATCGAATGTACACAACCAAGCGCACAAGAGGTGGCAATTTTCGTCTATGAAATTAACCATTTATTTGATTGGGTAAAGGTCAAACGATTAAAGAAAAATTATCCTAATAGTATTATTGTCCCTATTGTTGCAGTACACTTAACCTATTCAGCAGGTATTGCCATTGAATTAAATTTACTAGCACTTCTTATTAAACCTTTGCAAAAACAAAAATTTTTACGAATTGTAAAAAAGCTTTATGCATCCTATAAAGATCAGCAAGCAAGTACCGTTACGATGCTTGAGCTGTCACAACAAATCCCTCACAATCATACATCACCATTTCGCGAAGCTTTTTTGAGACGGCTAATACGGGGAGAAATAAACAGTGAACAGGAAATTGTACAAGCTTCATCGTTTTTATCTTCTGACTGTATTCCAAATATCGTATTTTTAATCCAAGGCTATGTAGATGCTCAACAAAACCGACCGATACTCCATGACGCAAGTAGTGTAATTACCAATATTTTTCGTCAGCATTTTTCGGACAAAGCCCCGCTGTCCTTTTTAAATTTTGAGCGATATTTATTAGTGCTCATGCGGATACCGCAGACGTATACATCATTTAAGCATTGGACAGATGGTGTCACTACTTTAATGACTGTTATCGAACTTTTGAAAAGAGATTATAATATCCACCTTTTTATAGGCATCGGTGGTGTTTTTACGCACGCTATGCAAGTTAAAGAATCTTACAGTCAGGCTAGAAAAGCTCGTAGAAAACCACCTGTAGATAATATTCACATACGATTTTATGAAGATTTAACAAAACATGAACAGCTACAAAAGGCTATTCAATATATTGAGGAGCATTACGATGAGCAGCTAGTTGTTAGTGATGTCGCCAAATCAATTAATTTTAGTCCTACTCACTTTAGTCGCTTATTTAAAAAAGAAACTGGTCGTAATTTTGTTGATTATGTAGCGTTTACTCGCATTATTAAAACACTCCCTTCCTTACGCAAGTTTGACTACACCATTGAAAAAATTTCAGCAAGTTCTGGTTTTAATACACCCAATTATTACAGTCTTACTTTTAAAAAATATGTGGGGATTTCACCAACCGACTACCGCAATACAATTGAAATATTGTTTAAGTAA
- the lspA gene encoding signal peptidase II: MYKYYGLAAFVIILDQWTKWLIVKNMEFGERISVWDPWFGILSHRNRGAAWGMLEGQMWLFSIVTIAVIGAIIYFYHKEAKGKPLFQVGLMLLLGGAVGNFIDRLFRGEVVDFVDVLIPIMNYDFPIFNIADAALTIAVVVLMIGLIAEDKKEKKQVKQ, encoded by the coding sequence GTGTATAAATATTATGGATTGGCCGCTTTTGTGATTATTTTAGATCAATGGACAAAATGGCTAATTGTGAAAAATATGGAGTTTGGTGAACGCATTTCCGTATGGGATCCATGGTTTGGCATTTTATCGCATCGCAATAGAGGTGCAGCTTGGGGAATGCTAGAAGGGCAAATGTGGTTATTTTCCATTGTGACAATTGCTGTTATTGGCGCCATCATTTACTTTTATCATAAAGAAGCAAAGGGCAAGCCTCTTTTCCAAGTGGGTTTAATGCTGTTATTGGGCGGCGCCGTTGGTAACTTTATTGATCGTTTATTTAGAGGAGAAGTAGTAGATTTTGTCGACGTATTAATCCCTATTATGAATTACGATTTCCCAATTTTTAATATTGCGGATGCAGCATTAACAATTGCCGTTGTCGTATTAATGATTGGTTTAATCGCCGAAGATAAAAAAGAAAAGAAACAGGTGAAACAATGA
- a CDS encoding sodium/solute symporter, with protein sequence MIETLLEPKMLLTIALMGTIVYITYLTKKNTTASDFFVGGRSFGWFTNGSAIGGDYLSAATFLGIAGLTFQLGYDGAYYAFCFSIGLTLLAIFVAGPLRRFGAFTVADFLAYRFHSRRARLAAVIVVLAISGFYAAPQLLGAAQILSMFFGTSYEFGIIFTCVVMIFYVGIGGMKGTTINQALELWIRLGAFIVMLIAAMYGGLHYDKILAAINSFNGPITGTSPYALDGSDVNFDGAAWTGTGFYFPTFWQTISMTIGLALGTIGLPHILLRFYTNPSAKAARKSALMAIGIASTFFLLAVFLGVVGRAIFISGSASEEVMRDLVLGGNNMVIPTTALALGGDWLLGLVIAGAFAAIFSNLSGLFITSSGALAHDLYASFMKKDITQKQRVVAGKVAIVILGILYGGLGLLVKDASIGHLVALAFTVAASTFTPIFILGIWWRGMTEKGAIAGLVIGLVVSMWMIFLPGTLPSFLQFKIPGIITVPVGFLSVIIVSLLDRKVPADVNDFMKRVHSKESETV encoded by the coding sequence ATGATTGAGACGCTATTAGAACCAAAGATGTTGTTGACCATTGCACTAATGGGAACGATTGTGTACATTACGTATTTAACGAAAAAAAATACAACGGCATCTGATTTCTTCGTTGGGGGACGGAGTTTCGGATGGTTTACGAATGGGTCAGCCATTGGGGGAGACTATTTAAGTGCAGCAACATTTTTAGGAATTGCTGGTTTAACATTTCAGTTAGGCTATGATGGTGCATATTATGCATTTTGCTTCTCCATCGGTTTAACTTTACTAGCTATTTTTGTTGCGGGCCCATTAAGACGCTTTGGTGCATTTACAGTGGCAGACTTTTTAGCCTATCGCTTTCATAGTAGACGAGCACGCTTAGCCGCAGTTATTGTTGTATTAGCGATTTCAGGATTTTATGCGGCTCCACAGCTATTAGGGGCAGCACAAATATTAAGTATGTTTTTTGGTACATCTTATGAATTCGGCATTATCTTTACATGTGTAGTGATGATTTTCTATGTAGGAATAGGCGGAATGAAAGGAACGACAATCAACCAGGCATTAGAGCTTTGGATTCGTCTAGGCGCGTTCATTGTCATGCTTATTGCAGCAATGTATGGGGGCTTGCATTACGATAAAATTTTAGCAGCTATTAATTCTTTTAACGGTCCTATTACAGGTACATCACCTTATGCATTGGATGGTAGTGATGTAAACTTTGATGGTGCGGCATGGACGGGGACAGGCTTTTATTTCCCAACGTTTTGGCAAACAATCAGTATGACAATCGGTTTAGCGCTAGGTACTATTGGGTTACCGCATATTTTATTGCGTTTTTATACAAATCCAAGTGCTAAGGCTGCCCGTAAATCCGCTTTAATGGCCATCGGAATTGCCAGTACGTTTTTCTTATTAGCAGTATTTTTAGGCGTTGTTGGTCGTGCTATTTTCATCTCAGGTAGTGCGAGTGAAGAAGTAATGAGAGATTTAGTACTTGGTGGCAATAACATGGTTATTCCAACAACTGCGCTTGCCTTAGGAGGCGACTGGCTTCTCGGCCTCGTTATTGCTGGGGCATTTGCTGCTATCTTCTCTAATTTATCAGGCCTATTTATTACAAGCTCTGGTGCATTAGCACATGATTTATATGCTAGCTTTATGAAAAAAGATATTACGCAAAAACAGCGAGTAGTTGCTGGAAAAGTAGCTATTGTTATTTTAGGTATTCTTTATGGCGGTCTAGGTTTACTTGTTAAAGATGCTTCTATCGGTCATTTAGTCGCTTTAGCATTTACAGTTGCTGCGAGTACATTTACACCGATTTTCATCTTAGGAATTTGGTGGCGAGGGATGACTGAAAAAGGGGCTATTGCAGGATTGGTGATTGGCCTTGTTGTCTCCATGTGGATGATTTTTTTACCAGGAACACTTCCAAGTTTCTTACAATTTAAAATTCCAGGTATTATAACAGTTCCAGTAGGTTTCCTGTCTGTCATTATTGTGTCATTGTTAGATCGGAAAGTCCCTGCAGATGTAAATGATTTTATGAAGCGCGTACACTCGAAAGAATCTGAAACGGTATAG